A genomic segment from Dasypus novemcinctus isolate mDasNov1 chromosome X, mDasNov1.1.hap2, whole genome shotgun sequence encodes:
- the LOC105747027 gene encoding endogenous retrovirus group K member 18 Pro protein-like has protein sequence MWTVPIKGTKPLMELKVEGQWLEGLLDSGAEISCIPFEIAAFNHWALEQGPQVIGATGSSDSWRCATTIKWEGREGRHGHFRRLILSTISNILWGRDILEQMGAILTTAASTVQKSPQ, from the coding sequence ATGTGGACTGTTCCCATTAAAGGGACAAAGCCCCTCATGGAGCTTAAGGTCGAAGGCCAATGGCTAGAAGGTCTACTCGACTCTGGAGCAGAAATCTCCTGTATCCCATTTGAAATCGCTGCCTTCAACCATTGGGCCCTTGAGCAAGGGCCGCAAGTCATTGGAGCCACGGGCTCCTCAGACTCCTGGAGGTGCGCTACTACCATCAAATGGGAAGGCAGAGAGGGCCGTCATGGCCACTTCCGCCGCCTCATTCTCTCCACCATCTCCAACATTCTTTGGGGCCGAGACATCCTCGAGCAGATGGGAGCAATCCTCACCACGGCAGCCTCCACAGTCCAAAAGTCCCCCCAATAA